The Schizosaccharomyces pombe strain 972h- genome assembly, chromosome: I genome contains a region encoding:
- the cwh43 gene encoding glycosylceramide biosynthesis protein yields the protein MTEKTSSLVFSAQYVALVHTICSFAAFFIPLALALYTHYYQVVKNEFYGYPEEWFPSVSATIGDWYPERSVFQWLIALTATPRLLVLLLWFTLSGISRPSVIITTALGVLRTALCGGWVYVTSTDDHDWHDIFMIGYLISNAPWFILVSKCSPVNSMASRIRNIGSALFVLTIFPLIYWYIQHKFKHIPGAYTVYAFFEWSLILWDILFDSALYWDFKPLVFNLHTSKTYSNPSSFATRKKEKGEHLSYAEAAAVGTQAKNIKKDSNVKCSKKQILFSLLYFSSEVYLSFVFWSVLTSLGLLVWYFPLWHMGISGYEACILFELSPFLLGIPLLRKFASKVPVIFLFLNVIGIAAYKLEDPVHRLFVTAFSVCCECLAWTSLFSNISPENLAIERKISTFLFGLLASSIAKYSFFSNNPIWPILNETNGGKQIPALIVGIIACLIFAIFHVQQTTANAVEHFKLRKITALSAALSLGTVLFCLHTFLCDSTVLMTWSWDGYPIKGPQPYPHGAVSIVVSICAVLVAPYLYQSGAFMLIGFVLACFGSYFMYINHGWCSYLGGLIFTSYVLIYSFASIRISSFYSPAKVWGGAFLVYILYSLAHVWVVAYEFVPGGPILRERTSYILIFIGWNLAALVPAYSGESKEPNKADSSVVDIKQSDSSYRRRSFKKSLLTGFCLALMALKFAIQNMPPYDYTPYHPNEKLFTAGIWTIHFGLDNFMYASENRIRDAVRDMELDVFGLLESDTQRLIMGFRDLTQVLAHDLGMYADYGPGPDKHTWGAALLSKFPIVNSTHHLLPSPQGELAPAIHATLDVYGELIDVVVSHNGQYESQLDRRLQSTELARIMRESPRPLVFLGYVVSNVGQEPQTILTRDTGMLDIEPADYDRWCQYIFYRGVKRIGYARLHRSTITDTELQTGKFLVTKDLGRNVRIDKEHVPESHRYPSLFEGTGVNGHYYDNNLVVHEPWYYD from the exons ATGACAGAAAAAACAAGCTCTTTAGTGTTTTCAGCCCAATACGTGGCTTTGGTGCATACCATATGCTCTTTTGCAGCCTTTTTTATTCCTCTAGCATTAGCATTATACACACACTATTATCAG GTGGTGAAGAACGAATTTTATGGATATCCTGAAGAATGGTTTCCTTCGGTCTCTGCTACTATTGGTGATTGGTATCCAGAAAGGTCGGTATTCCAGTGGCTTATTGCTCTAACAGCAACACCTCGTCTTCTTGTTCTGTTGCTTTGGTTTACATTAAGCGGAATTTCAAGACCATCAGTAATTATTACTACAGCGTTGGGTGTTTTACGAACTGCTCTCTGTGGTGGATGGGTTTATGTAACTTCGACTGATGACCATGATTGGCATGATATTTTCATGATTggatatttaatttctaaCGCTCCTTGGTTTATTTTGGTTTCAAAATGTTCACCAGTTAATTCCATGGCTTCACGTATTAGAAATATTGGATCAGCATTGTTCGTTTTGACTATATTTCCCTTAATTTACTGGTATATTCAGCACAAGTTTAAACATATTCCTGGTGCCTATACTGTTTATGCATTCTTTGAATGGTCATTGATATTGTGGGACATACTTTTTGATTCTGCGTTGTACTGGGATTTTAAACCACTCGTGTTTAATCTGCATACATCAAAAACCTACTCTAATCCATCTTCTTTTGCTACACGCAAGAAGGAGAAAGGAGAACATTTGTCTTATGCAGAGGCTGCAGCTGTTGGCACGCAAGCAaagaatatcaaaaaagatAGTAACGTCAAGTGTTCCAAAAAGCAAATCTTGTTTAGCTTGCTATACTTTTCATCTGAGGTgtatctttcttttgtcTTCTGGAGCGTTCTTACTAGCTTAGGGTTATTAGTATGGTATTTTCCCTTATGGCATATGGGGATTTCGGGCTATGAAGCGTGCATTCTTTTCGAACTTTCTCCATTCTTACTTGGTATTCCACTATTGCGAAAATTTGCCTCAAAAGTACctgttatatttttatttttaaatgttatAGGTATAGCTGCCTATAAGCTTGAGGACCCGGTGCACAGATTATTTGTTACTGCGTTTTCTGTCTGTTGTGAATGTCTCGCCTGgacttctttattttcaaatatttcgCCTGAAAATTTAGCAATAGAACGTAAAATTAGCacatttttgtttggatTGCTTGCGTCTTCAATCGCCAAgtactcttttttttctaacaaTCCTATATGGCctattttaaatgaaacaaaCGGTGGAAAACAAATCCCAGCGTTAATTGTCGGAATAATTGCATGTCTAATATTTGCCATTTTCCATGTGCAGCAAACAACAGCGAATGCCGTGGAACATTTTAAACTAAGGAAGATAACTGCTCTGTCTGCAGCCCTAAGCTTGGGCACAGTACTTTTTTGTCTGCATACTTTTCTTTGTGACTCTACAGTTCTTATGACATGGTCGTGGGATGGGTATCCTATTAAGGGACCGCAACCTTATCCACACGGTGCCGTTTCAATAGTTGTTTCCATTTGCGCTGTTTTGGTAGCCCCTTATTTATATCAATCAGGTGCTTTTATGCTTATTGGATTTGTTTTAGCCTGCTTCGGATCATATTTTATGTATATTAACCATGGATGGTGTAGTTATTTGGGTGGGTTAATATTTACTTCCTACGTTTTAATTTACTCGTTCGCTTCTATCAGAATTTCCTCCTTCTATTCTCCTGCGAAGGTTTGGGGTGGCGCTTTTTTGGTTTACATCCTTTACTCATTAGCTCATGTTTGGGTCGTAGCCTACGAGTTTGTTCCAGGTGGACCCATTCTTCGAGAGAGAACTTCTTACATTCTAATTTTCATTGGTTGGAACCTTGCAGCTTTAGTACCTGCGTATTCGGGTGAGTCCAAAGAACCCAACAAAGCAGACTCATCTGTAGTAGATATCAAACAATCAGATTCTTCTTATCGTAGAagaagtttcaaaaaatcactATTGACAGGTTTTTGTCTGGCTCTTATGGCCCTAAAATTTGCCATTCAGAATATGCCTCCGTATGACTATACACCTTACCATCCAaatgaaaagcttttcaCTGCTGGTATTTGGACTATTCACTTTGGCTTAGACAATTTCATGTATGCAAGTGAGAATCGTATACGCGATGCTGTTCGAGATATGGAACTTGATGTCTTTGGTCTACTGGAATCTGACACACAACGTTTAATTATGGGATTTCGAGATTTAACCCAGGTTTTAGCACATGATCTAGGAATGTATGCGGATTATGGCCCAGGCCCTGATAAACATACTTGGGGCGCTGCGTTACTCTCCAAATTTCCTATTGTCAACTCGACTCACCATTTGTTACCTTCTCCTCAAGGAGAACTTGCTCCTGCTATTCATGCAACACTAGATGTCTACGGAGAGCTAATAGATGTTGTGGTTTCTCACAATGGTCAATATGAAAGTCAGTTGGATCGACGTCTTCAGAGCACTGAGTTGGCTCGAATTATGCGCGAGAGTCCAAGGCCTCTAGTGTTTCTCGGATATGTTGTTTCAAACGTTGGCCAAGAACCCCAAACTATTCTAACGCGAGACACGGGAATGTTAGACATTGAACCTGCTGACTATGATCGTTGGTGTcagtatatattttatcgAGGTGTCAAGCGAATTGGTTATGCTAGACTTCATCGCTCTACTATAACAGACACCGAGCTTCAAACCGGAAAGTTTTTGGTTACCAAAGATTTAGGTAGGAACGTCAGAATCGACAAGGAACACGTTCCTGAATCACACAGGTATCCATCATTATTTGAAGGAACGGGTGTTAATGGACATTACTATGACAATAATTTAGTTGTTCACGAGCCGTGGTACTATGATTAA
- a CDS encoding AMMECR1 family protein (human AMMECR1 homolog) encodes MDKKEYCYYCFEVVAATLEHRKVRDKWNAKSWTRSIPLFVKFASGKGHDKQLRGCIGTFRARPLVTNLTYFSKQAAFCDERFRPISLGELALLECQIDLLVDFEPIDDPLDWEVGIHGVSIKFTANGIRYSSTYLPSVAAEQRWDQEETLESLIHKAGYYGSIRSLQITATRYKSLEIGCTYEEYLHNLELLG; translated from the exons ATGGACAAGAAAGAGTATTGTTATTATTGCTTTGAAGTAGTTGCTGCAACTTTAGAGCATCGAAAGGTCCGAGACAAGTGGAATGCAAAGAGTTGGACCCGTAGTATCCCTCTGTTCGTAAAGTTTGCATCTGGAAAAGGCCATGATAAACAACTACGAGGTTGCATTGGAACTTTCCGGGCACGTCCTTTAGTTACAAATTTAACATATTTCAGTAAACAAGC tgCATTTTGTGATGAACGTTTTCGTCCTATCTCCTTGGGAGAATTGGCTCTTTTAGAGTGCCAGATAGACTTGTTAGTCGACTTTGAACCGATAGATGATCCATTAGATTGGGAAGTTGGCATACATGGCGTGTCTATTAAATTTACGGCAAATGGAATTCGTTATTCTTCGACTTATCTACCTTCTGTAGCGGCTGAACAACGTTGGGATCAAGAGGAAACCCTAGAAAGCTTGATACATAAAGCAGGCTACTATGGATCAATACGTTCTTTACAAATAACTGCTACTCGCTATAAGTCCTTGGAAATCGGGTGTACTTATGAAGAATATCTTCATAATTTGGAGCTTCTGGGATAA
- the mis14 gene encoding MIS12/MIND complex Mis14/Nsl1, giving the protein MSSHGDASVLPKIALESINDYSYVKSVFRQAIQEKLAIHLPEQASREAGMGREDQLRIRVKEMLNELIESTFSIIQENVTINGFDANSALQDPKNSDQIEPFDLALRTRVQQLFNEVEDAHVLVARYRKSVPAQYEKAYVDAMEQQTAFLRNVKDDYVSLQDKEVENPDEQTSTTVFRKEDIDRYEQTIAKVAYLKKNLPRVVARLEKTP; this is encoded by the exons ATGTCGTCTCACGGAGATGCTAGCgttttaccaaaaattgCATTGGAAAG TATCAACGATTACAGTTACGTAAAATCGGTGTTTCGTCAAGCCATACAAGAAAAACTTGCTATTCATTTACCAGAACAAGCTTCACGGGAAGCTGGAATGGGTCGTGAAGACCAATTGCGAATTCGAGTCAAAGAAATGTTAAACGAG CTGATTGAATCCACTTTCTCAATAATACAAGAAAACGTTACAATCAATGGCTTTGATGCAAATTCAGCCTTGCAAGATCCAAAAAATTCCGACCAAATTGAGCCATTTGATCTGGCTCTTCGTACTCGAGTCCAACAATTATTCAATGAAGTAGAAGATGCTCATGTCCTAGTGGCTCGATACCGAAAGTCTGTACCAGCACAATATGAAAAGGCATATGTTGATGCGATGGAGCAACAGACCGCATTTTTAAGAAACGTGAAAGATGACTATGTTTCTCTCCAAGATAAAGAAGTAGAAAACCCGGATGAACAAACTTCGACAACTGTGTTTAGAAAAGAGGACATCGACCGATACGAGCAGACTATTGCTAAAGTAGcatatttaaagaaaaatctcCCTAGAGTAGTTGCCCGATTGGAAAAAACTCCTTAa
- the gst3 gene encoding glutathione S-transferase Gst3, which yields MIVLHHLKNSRSTRIVWMLEELKVPYEIKVYDRVDGRAPPAYTKLSPLGKSPIVVDDGVTYIESAAILEHLVRKYGPSFKPSEEDVAELEKYELWMHFSEASLMPFIWASHVLDLSVNMTPIFFRYIVRQFVNGIKSKYLSKETFLNLDYIDNHLASNEYFAGEQFTAADPQMCFPIFAAQRDYLSQKPYKNIKRWMRVVSDRPACRIAAEKVEDNTLTLFSDVERYSHPPTPPPEQVRSDE from the coding sequence ATGATTGTTTTACACCACTTAAAGAACTCTCGCTCTACTCGAATTGTATGGATGCTCGAAGAACTCAAAGTGCCTTATGAAATCAAAGTTTATGACCGTGTCGACGGACGTGCTCCCCCAGCGTATACTAAGTTGTCACCATTAGGCAAGAGTCCTATCGTTGTCGATGACGGTGTCACTTACATTGAAAGTGCAGCCATTTTGGAGCACCTGGTCAGAAAGTATGGACCGTCATTTAAACCCTCAGAAGAGGATGTTGCcgaattggaaaaatatgaattatGGATGCACTTTTCTGAAGCATCTCTTATGCCATTTATTTGGGCAAGTCATGTTTTGGATCTTAGTGTGAACATGACTCCCATTTTCTTTCGTTATATTGTTCGCCAGTTTGTGAATGGGATAAAATCCAAGTATCTAAGTAAAGAAACATTTTTGAACCTTGACTACATTGATAATCACCTCGCATCGAACGAATACTTTGCAGGCGAACAGTTCACCGCTGCGGACCCGCAGATGTGCTTTCCTATATTTGCTGCTCAAAGAGATTACCTATCTCAGAAACcttacaaaaatattaagcGTTGGATGCGGGTTGTCAGTGATAGGCCTGCATGTCGAATTGCTGctgaaaaagttgaagaCAATACGTTGACTTTGTTTTCTGATGTGGAAAGGTACTCCCATCCCCCTACCCCTCCTCCCGAGCAAGTTCGCTCTGATGAATAA